GGTGTTTCTCTTTTTGTATCATTAGGggtaacgtatttttttaaagatcttgTTATATAATGGCTCTTGGTTGTATGGACGCTATTATtctctttattcaaatttacattGGCATTTCTTcgataataattactttgaagTTCATCGTTTTTTTCGTTAAAGGACAACGATCTTGGAGGGTCGGTGTTGTTGTCATATATCTCAAAAAATTTTATACGATCGTAAGCCGTTGTTGACTCAAATTTCCTTGAATCTTTTTCAGTTGAAATTGATGAACTTCTATTTCTATCATTTATTTCTCGGGATAGGATGTTTCTGTTTgcgtttttataaatgtttgttgaAGTTTTATAGGCACAAGTTCCGTTATTAACTTTTGGACTGTTGGTAAATAATGTATACTGTCTGTACTTTGTATTATCATCGTGCAgcggtttaattaaatattttgatgatgCAGCATGATTATCTctactaaatttaattgtatttgataaaactttctttgataatatcataaaattttctgATGGAGTATGACAAACTGCATCatttaaacgtattaaaaaCAGCGGAGGACgtaaaaatgcaattttataattattaacaaaatttctaGTCGGATATATATTTACGTTCTCTGAATTATCGAAATAATGAAATTCTATGTAACTGGGAGTCGATGTTTGTAAATTTGTTGGGATACGTGCAAGCtgaattgaatatttgtttGGATTTTGATGAAGTAATAAAACATGATGTCGGAGACTAGTTTTGTTAGGTGCAGTTTTTTCCGTAGTGTTAACCTGATTATTTGAGGtcttattactaattttaatataagtgttTGTTTTCTTTGATAACAGCTTgtctttttcaaatttatattgtttcattATTTCCACTTGCAATTCGCTCGTTTTCATGTGCCTTGTATTCGTAGAAACTCTAAATTTATCTTGTTTCTTATTTTCATGACTAAAATGTATATCTCCAGCACTATacacttgtttatttaaaactaaaatagctaccataatttttataaacactgTTTCCAACATGTCAATAAAAACATTCTTATAAAACTTTTGAATCTAAAGGAATTCATATAACTGCACGTCCCTAGATAAAAATCTTCTACATATTTTGACGTAATGTCATTTTCTATACataaatagtttaacaaaaataggttatattcattataattataatgaaattatagaaacgaaaagtaaaaatagtttatcaCACATAATGTATCGTGTTAATTTATAGAGAAATAAAGCAAActctttggtttttttttaattgttatttcctGTATTTAGAATTAGGCTGACGTATATATCATTGGGTATAAATTTGGAAAGATTTAACTTTAATCATTTCAGTGATATGTAGTATAATAGcgtaaagtatattatgtttatgatttCAGTCATTATATATCGATTGTCATAAAATCGCTCCAAATATGTTATCGAACGTAATAAAGCGTAATGAAAATGCTTATTTGATGCTCGACCAATCACCAGATacataacttaaaatttatcCACTATAGAAATTTgtatcgatattattatttttgtatcacaacgaatttcttttttgtagtatttaatgtatatttaaaaaaaaagtgtcgtTAATCTATTTCTTTACAACTGCACAGTTTCAGCTGCAACTGAAACTGTGGAGTTTAAATagtcatgaatatttttttgtgtttcattagaagaaatatataaatataaaatgtcataaataattatattataagaagtaatacatattattaatattataatgatgaatgttaaattttaattataagagacaaagattaattattatttaattttattaaatcttaatacctactttttttttacattttacacaattatttatCACCAACATTATAGTTAGCACTGTtttgagattttttaaatataatttactagaatacttatgttttgaaataattaaattaggttattattatgttatataaatattattctggAGAATGCAAATCATCATACCCTAACCCCAGAATAAATATCAGACATCAGACTTCATACGAGCACAACATCCTACAGTTTTATCGCTTAGCCAATGCAGAAGTAACCAAATATAGCTTGGCGTATATTTGagcaatatatctttatttaacacatattatatataatcgatTTAACTGCTTATTACTGTATATGTCTATTCTATACGTCCTCTTATTAACAACAACTAGTggtaaatgatttataatttcaagattGATTTCAATACTCTAAGTACCACATACTCTGCATATTATGACCTACgttctattccaaccacaagaggacaaaacccaaataaataatatttgacatcgaattgacgcgatattattggccgagagcttgattaatctatgatatttattttggatttgCAAAAATTGGCCTTTTGAACGTTGACGAAACTGCTATCGTAACTTTGGACATACAATTGTAGTGAAGTGAAAAATTGTTGTATTATGAAGAAAGATATATCAATTAGGAACTGTTAGTCGTATAAAATAAAGCTCagcatttattagtaaaacgaaTTAATACGTAAATCGAAGGTTTGTTAACTAATATGGCTATAGTTAGCTTATAAGATCagagtatactttattcaagtaatctAGCTATAGCTACAGGATAATGTCCAACTGTTTATatgtagtgtttaattttaatatgaaaatacatattCAATTTCACAATAAGTAATCTGCTggcaaaacttattttattaacgatacaacaaatgaaatgaaaacacAGTTGAGGTATCATTATCATAGGTTATGAGTTTCAgccaaaattatcattaataagaactattatttaacatgatattttaatgaaacatattttcgtATGTGTCTGAAGAAGACTATCTAAACAAAAACACTGCGGTGTCTCGGGAGTTAGTTGCGACTATAATTCCATCATCTCGAGTTTATATATTCCATCTATATCGTATTATATATGgggttattaattaaataatattaaaacagtgCCATAAAAAATCcacatacaatacaaaaaatcgGACCACTAAGAGGCACGGACACGAAAGTGTGAcgaggaaaaataataattagaaaaatgttCCGAACGTTTTctatttatggaatatttcgtacaatttaattaatttgtataagctATTAGAACAATAAAGCAATAAAACGTAGTGGTTATATAATCTTAGTTGCCAACCGCCATTGAAATAATTTGGTAATTTTAAAAGTGGCGAGTTTACCGCGCTCATTTTGGTACTTTATCAACTTTTAATGACAATATTCAGTTCAATGATAATGACATGAAATCgtttatttcaatagtttaCTGCAaaagatattgaaaatataaacgaCCCGGTTGCCGATAAAACTTGAGCGATACAGTTTTGTACAGTCAATGGTGTGACCTACTCATTAGTGTCGGGTTTGGCATTGCCAAAATAGCTGCAAAAAatgcaatacatatatataaacgagCTATTAAATTCATTCACTCATTCATTTCACGCCGAATCGTTGTGGATTTAGCgaactttttaatttcataccgCAATACAGGATGTATCAAAGGGCAGTAAATTTACGAGGCTTCACTGATTGTTCCTTATTAATGTTGAATAGTTCGTGAGCTATTCGAAAAGAATATTATGTTATCCAACAACAGAAGCTGTTTACTAGGGTCTTTAATTGTAATCACTAGTTAAATCTTCTTTTTCGCTTCGGTTTTGTTGCGGCGGTTGAACTCGGAACCTCGTCAGGAGTAGATATTTAAGTCATTGCATTCAGATTATAAGTTAGTGTGATGTTTGCAAGTATAACCATATTACatttatgataacatttataattttcactGTAAAATTATACTTCTCTCGAAGAactcatttgaaatattaaaaactgatTTTCGGTAGTACGCTATTGTAGTGCTTGAGTCTTTAAATGTTAGAATTATATTTGCTCGCATAGGTCGTAATATTTCAGATACATTTTATGATCCGTGATTTGTTAGTATGTTTTTTACAGTTCATTCGCGTGAACAGAACTGATCGTCATAGTCTAATGTTGATAGGTATAAATATGACCAATCAATGCGGATACGTTTGTATAGGGATGGTTAtagaatattcttttttaaattacatcaatCCTTtccccttttttatttaaagcccCGCGAAGCAGGTGGCTTACAGCAACATACATAAAGGTAATTATGATTTTTCTTATTATCAACTATAGAACCgtccaataataattaatgagaaAACTCAACCGgtaatgtattatatgttttattaattactgtgTAAGTCTCAAAGTTCTGTGAAATTTCCTAATTAACGATTCAATCGAGTTAAGCGTGTACCACAATGATCCGAAGAAACGCCATTaaattgacaattaaaaaaaaaattggttgaaCTTTCACAGATAATTGTATGAGTGAATGTTAAAGACAATTACTTCcacgttaattaaaatactcaTATATTTTGCTTCTGTAATTGGATTGTTAGAGATGTTGTTTAAAATGTACTTCTTAgtgtggtagggttttgtgcaagcccgcctggggaggtaccacccaatcatcatatattttaccgctaagcagcaatacttaatattattgcgttccagtttgaagggtgaatgagcgaGTGAGTGAGtgatttatatcaattatatcaaACTAATAATACATCTATTTCTCGTTAATGTTATGTACGCTTGTGTATATAACAGTGAGGGTATCACCCTGAACATgataatttgtatgtttattacgtatattgtaagtataattatgaaataaataaataaaaaataaaatcaacttttGTCCAAATTTACAAAGAATATAGTTACAGTACGATATACTGCTTAAAGAATTTACAGCATCATTTCTTTTTAATGATAACAAAGATAATGTGTTAGATCACGGGCAAATACTATTCAATAATCTAAACTTTGATTAATTCTTTATGGTAAACTTTCGGGATTAGTTATTGATGAAAATCgacccttttttttaaaaaagcaataaagtacaaaaatgTAAACTGACGTTATTATTAAACGTTCCGTTTTAAGCGAAATGTAAATTTAGTATGTATTGTAAATTTAGATGTGATAAACTTCTTACCAGGCAACAATACTGTTggatagaaaattaattaactttgcaTTTAATGAAAGAAAACTTATGTGTTtcgaatctaaaaaaaatattaatcctaTCTTGAAATTATCCAGTAATTGCAGGTTACAAACATCAAAATGATGATGTGAATCTTGACGCAGTTGGCGTTGGCTGGGGGgttaaaatagaaatttaagagtttttttttaatatctcatTCACTCcaacgtaaataatattctctTTAACTCAATAATTAACTATCACTCATGACTACTTTCCTTTCACAAcactacttaaataatttaaatgttcattaattCCTATAGTTTGTTATAATTCCCATGAATTCGTTTGTTTGAGATCAGCAATTTAGCAAAAAATAAGTAGGAACTGCCGAAGCGATCTTCCGGATACGCTATTCATTGCCGAACaggtctgttattttttttcctacCACGAAAAGCTTAATAAAGCAGATGAAAGTGAAATATTTGTGATGTAATATTGAAGCTATAGAAGAActcgtttaaaaaataacttttacttttgttttttattttagcttcgAAGTAAgtaaaaactgtaaaaaaaaatttggggTGATTTCGAAAAAATGTGGGTGGAAAATGACATACTCACCTGGCAACACTCGGCTTGGGCTTACTTTTGCtttaaatattcttgtttttatttaaagtattaatgttattgttgattattatttattataataaagtagtaTTAgtactatttcttatttaaatgacttttttaCCTCTGGTtggtaagtatatatatatttaaataaaaaaaagaaacgtcaTAATCACaacatatagtaaaataaattcacattagatgtgtcaaattaaaAGTTTCGTTACTAATTCTAAATCAAAACCaagtaagtaatatattcgAGTAAAAGCGTAATTTTATGCAAAGATATATTAGATCTTCTGAAAAAATTGAgtctttataaaaacaaaccgTTCTGTACgtgtgaatataatttaatttctcttAAGCGGTTGCACCGATTTTcatggtattatatttatttatgtttgagtCCCTGGATGTTTTAGATTGGACTTGGACGAAGTCAGGAAGGACAGCTATTTACATGGTTTTGTCTAGAAGCCATTTTTACGATGTCACTACTGACCTAA
This genomic stretch from Vanessa atalanta chromosome 5, ilVanAtal1.2, whole genome shotgun sequence harbors:
- the LOC125064242 gene encoding uncharacterized protein LOC125064242 — its product is MLETVFIKIMVAILVLNKQVYSAGDIHFSHENKKQDKFRVSTNTRHMKTSELQVEIMKQYKFEKDKLLSKKTNTYIKISNKTSNNQVNTTEKTAPNKTSLRHHVLLLHQNPNKYSIQLARIPTNLQTSTPSYIEFHYFDNSENVNIYPTRNFVNNYKIAFLRPPLFLIRLNDAVCHTPSENFMILSKKVLSNTIKFSRDNHAASSKYLIKPLHDDNTKYRQYTLFTNSPKVNNGTCAYKTSTNIYKNANRNILSREINDRNRSSSISTEKDSRKFESTTAYDRIKFFEIYDNNTDPPRSLSFNEKNDELQSNYYRRNANVNLNKENNSVHTTKSHYITRSLKKYVTPNDTKRETPKYVEKYSSTSTSKINNPNAIPISTNFPCLSKSASWSEFPFVAVYTYEPAQVHCDCASISSHWLVSSATCLYLHHKDLRIDGRSAFVSYCSNHWRRPGRIAYVRRSLLHPRFKPTDKIRRQVYNIGVIQVASSMANTCNGWQPISLMSHQFVAGPDGTLATAVGWGLDRYDTRHSTSELPLHPLMLYQSLVFSDSCPGNSGYSNAKLFNEESVKNVYCLSLPPYIKEENDTVHGSLLLVGGKLIALYLQEERRPWGVQSAQYTSIWRLIPWLLDVAQEIDEQDPLDAEI